In Pleuronectes platessa chromosome 5, fPlePla1.1, whole genome shotgun sequence, a single genomic region encodes these proteins:
- the LOC128440642 gene encoding claudin-8 yields the protein MPQGVSEIAAMCIGLVGLIGAAATTGMPMWKVTAFIGENIIVMETRWEGLWMNCYRQANIRMQCKVYDSLLFLPAELQASRGLMCCSVALAGLGLVVALAGMRCISCLQGNDWAKTVILMVAGVMQLLACFCVIIPVSWTGHVIIRDFYNPLLIDAQRRELGEALYIGWVTAAFLFASALLFLCRRLPRDKGSFDVYHPDHLLNYKPAPGYPNMMRYNHIPSVSSIKSTSYHPSLRSSGSAGPQLAMPLDTFPPGMINHGALINSPVAFNPGLPENASLLYQASLSHHPSMRSSNNPGSVYAPANSLYLSHNTPPYPLAYAGNPTASYQSSFHPVPQSPIFIGYNKSIVHPGSHSGSSGVCGVYI from the coding sequence ATGCCTCAGGGAGTCTCAGAGATAGCTGCGATGTGCATCGGGCTGGTCGGGCTGATCGGTGCAGCGGCCACCACAGGAATGCCCATGTGGAAGGTGACAGCGTTCATTGGCGAGAACATCATTGTGATGGAGACCCGCTGGGAGGGCCTGTGGATGAACTGCTACCGACAAGCCAACATCCGGATGCAGTGCAAGGTGTACGACTCGCTGCTGTTCCTGCCGGCCGAGCTGCAGGCGTCCAGGGGCCTGATGTGCTGCTCTGTGGCCCTGGCGGGGCTCGGGCTCGTCGTGGCTCTGGCGGGGATGCGGTGCATTTCCTGTCTTCAGGGTAATGATTGGGCTAAGACCGTAATCCTGATGGTCGCAGGTGTTATGCAGCTCTTGGCATGCTTCTGTGTCATCATCCCTGTGTCGTGGACGGGTCACGTCATCATTAGAGATTTTTACAATCCTCTGCTGATTGACGCTCAGAGGAGGGAGCTGGGAGAGGCTCTGTACATCGGCTGGGTGACCGCCGCCTTCCTGTTCGCCTCAGCATTGCTGTTTCTGTGCCGCCGGTTGCCCAGGGACAAAGGCTCATTTGACGTATACCACCCGGACCACTTGCTAAACTACAAGCCAGCACCCGGATACCCAAATATGATGAGGTACAATCACATCCCGAGTGTTTCAAGCATCAAATCGACTTCGTACCATCCTTCTCTGCGGAGCAGTGGCTCAGCCGGGCCTCAACTTGCAATGCCACTGGACACCTTCCCTCCAGGAATGATAAATCACGGAGCACTAATCAACTCTCCTGTTGCCTTTAACCCAGGTCTGCCTGAAAACGCATCATTGTTATATCAAGCTAGTCTGTCTCACCATCCCTCCATGAGGAGTTCTAACAATCCTGGAAGCGTGTATGCTCCGGCAAACTCCTTGTACTTAAGCCACAACACCCCACCCTATCCACTGGCCTACGCAGGCAACCCCACCGCGTCCTACCAGTCCAGCTTCCACCCAGTTCCACAGTCTCCTATTTTCATAGGATATAACAAATCGATAGTTCATCCAGGGTCtcacagtgggagcagtggtgtTTGTGGTGTATACATATAA
- the LOC128440557 gene encoding glutamate receptor ionotropic, kainate 1 has product MAKGKGLLFPLLYFMAEFWLTSQQVLRIGGIFETLENEPISVEELAFKFAVTNINRNRTLMPNTTLTYDIQRINLFDSFEASRRACDQLALGVGAVFGPSHSSSVSAVQSICNALEVPHIQTRWKHPSVDNRDSFFINLYPEYASISRSVLDIVQYYKWKTVTVVYEDATGLIRLQELIKAPSRYSIKIKIRQLPTGSKDARPLLKEMKKGKEFYVIFDCSYQTSADVLKQILSMGMMTEYYHFFFTTLDLFALDLEPYRYSGVNMTGFRLLNIDSPQVASVVERWAMERLQAPSKAETGMMEGMMTTEAALMYDAVYMVASASQRAAQLTVSSLQCHRHKPWRFGSRFMNMLKDAQWNGLTGQIIINKTDGLRKEFDLDVISLKEDGLEKIGVWNSQTGLNLTESNKDSSTNVTDSMANRTLIVTTILENPYVMYKKSDKPLYGNDRFEGYCLDLLKELSNILGFSYEVKLVTDGKYGAQNDKGEWNGMVRELIDHVADLAVAPLTITYVREKVIDFSKPFMTLGISILYHKPNGTNPGVFSFLNPLSPDIWMYVLLACLGVSCVLFVIARFTPYEWYNPHPCNPDSDVVENNFTLINSVWFGVGALMQQGSELMPKALSTRIVGGIWWFFTLIIISSYTANLAAFLTVERMDSPIDSADDLAKQTKIEYGAVRDGSTMTFFKKSKISTYEKMWAFMSSRKNTALMKNNREGIQRVLTTDYALLMESTSIEYISQRNCNLTQIGGLIDSKGYGVGTPIGSPYRDKVTIAILQLQEEGKLHMMKEKWWRGNGCPEEDSKEASALGVENIGGIFIVLAAGLVLSVFVAIGEFIYKSRKNLDIEEVSVGQCEWHNKY; this is encoded by the exons ATGGCGAAAGGGAAGGGACTGCTATTTCCACTGCTGTACTTTATGGCAGAGTTTTGGCTCACTTCGCAGCAAGTCCTGAGAATTG GCGGCATCTTCGAGACACTTGAAAACGAGCCCATAAGTGTTGAAGAGCTGGCCTTTAAATTCGCTGTGACCAACATAAACAGGAACCGGACCTTAATGCCAAACACCACGTTGACCTATGACATCCAGAGAATCAACCTGTTCGACAGCTTCGAGGCCTCGAGGAGAG CCTGCGACCAGTTGGCGTTGGGCGTCGGAGCCGTGTTCGGCCCCTCGCACAGCTCATCCGTCAGCGCGGTCCAGTCCATCTGCAACGCCCTGGAAGTCCCCCACATCCAGACACGATGGAAACACCCGTCGGTAGACAACCGAGACAGCTTCTTCATCAACCTCTACCCGGAGTACGCGTCCATAAGCCGCTCCGTGCTGGACATCGTGCAGTACTACAAGTGGAAGACGGTCACTGTGGTGTACGAGGACGCAACTG GACTGATTCGTTTGCAAGAGTTGATCAAAGCTCCGTCCAGATACAGCATCAAGATCAAGATCCGCCAGCTGccaacaggaagtaaagacGCCCGCCCTCTGCTCAAAGAGATGAAGAAGGGGAAGGAGTTCTACGTCATATTCGACTGCTCTTACCAAACGTCAGCTGATGTTCTCAAGCAG ATCTTGTCCATGGGGATGATGACAGAGTATTatcacttcttcttcaccaCGCTG GACCTGTTCGCCCTCGACCTGGAGCCGTACCGCTACAGCGGCGTCAACATGACGGGGTTCAGGCTGCTCAACATCGACAGCCCCCAGGTGGCCTCAGTGGTGGAGAGGTGGGCCATGGAGCGGCTGCAGGCTCCCTCCAAAGCTGAGACTGGAATGATGGAGGGGATGATGACG ACCGAAGCGGCTCTGATGTACGACGCCGTCTACATGGTGGCGTCCGCCTCCCAGCGCGCCGCCCAGCTCACCGTCAGCTCCCTCCAGTGCCACAGACACAAGCCCTGGCGCTTTGGATCACGCTTCATGAACATGCTGAAAGAC GCTCAGTGGAACGGCTTGACGGGTCAAATAATTATAAACAAGACGGACGGCCTGCGGAAAGAGTTCGATTTGGACGTGATCAGCCTCAAGGAGGACGGCTTGGAGAAG ATTGGTGTGTGGAACTCCCAAACAGGCCTTAATCTCACAGAAAGCAACAAGGACTCCTCCACAAATGTGACCGACTCCATGGCCAACAGAACCCTCATCGTCACAACTATTCTG GAAAATCCTTACGTCATGTATAAGAAGTCCGACAAGCCGCTGTATGGGAACGACCGCTTCGAGGGCTACTGCCTGGACCTGCTCAAGGAGCTCTCCAACATCCTGGGCTTCTCCTACGAGGTGAAGCTGGTGACAGACGGCAAATATGGAGCTCAGAACGACAAGGGCGAGTGGAACGGCATGGTGCGGGAGCTCATCGATCAC GTGGCTGACCTCGCCGTGGCCCCTCTCACCATCACCTATGTGAGGGAGAAGGTGATAGATTTCTCCAAGCCCTTCATGACACTGGGGATCAGCATCCTGTACCACAAGCCCAACGGCACCAACCCGGGAGTGTTCTCCTTCCTCAACCCGCTCTCTCCTGATATCTGGATGTATGTGCTGCTGGCCTGCCTGGGAGTCAGCTGTGTGCTGTTTGTCATTGCCAG GTTCACTCCCTACGAGTGGTACAACCCCCACCCCTGCAACCCAGACTCGGACGTGGTGGAGAACAACTTCACTCTGATAAACAGTGTCTGGTTTGGAGTTGGAGCTCTGATGCAGCAGG GATCTGAACTGATGCCTAAGGCCCTCTCCACCAGGATAGTGGGTGGAATCTGGTGGTTCTTCACTTTGATCATAATCTCCTCCTACACCGCCAACCTGGCTGCCTTCCTCACCGTGGAGAGGATGGACTCCCCGATCGACTCCGCCGACGACTTGGCCAAGCAAACCAAAATAGAGTACGGCGCCGTGAGAGACGGCTCCACCATGACCTTCTTCAAG AAATCCAAGATCTCAACCTACGAGAAAATGTGGGCGTTCATGAGCAGCAGGAAAAACACGGCCCTGATGAAGAACAACCGGGAGGGGATCCAGAGGGTCCTCACCACGGACTACGCCCTCCTGATGGAGTCCACCAGCATCGAGTACATCAGCCAGCGCAACTGCAACCTCACACAGATCGGAGGCCTGATAGATTCCAAGGGCTACGGGGTGGGCACCCCGATCG GCTCCCCGTACAGAGACAAGGTCACCATCGCCATCCTGCAGCTCCAGGAGGAGGGGAAGCTGCACatgatgaaggagaagtggTGGAGGGGCAACGGCTGCCCGGAGGAGGACAGCAAGGAGGCCAGCGCCCTCGGTGTGGAGAACATCGGAGGAATCTTCATCGTGCTCGCCGCCGGACTAGTGCTCTCGGTGTTTGTAGCGATCGGAGAGTTTATTTACAAATCCAGGAAGAACCTGGACATCGAGGAGGTGAGTGTGGGCCAGTGTGAATGGCACAACAAGTATTAA
- the LOC128440556 gene encoding transcription regulator protein BACH1 encodes MSLPAPRMSAFTFQSAVHSAHVLRCLNDQRQQDVLCDVTVVVGGDRSFRAHCSVLASCSEYFHSRVASVIRPNAIITLPEEVTVEGFEPLLQFAYTSKLLFTKENIHAIHSSAEFLGFQDLESSCFDFLIPKLSGGRRSSEEVHRRACCRSRDPSTGLGSSVESSQSKSPLPSAGDEQTNFPSSCPQPAQSQTNDREDNFCLENCGPQMAPLTLELTASGVCPMLSLPCPDSDKADPPSQFCERDILEIGDVCNQSEFSLADCGLPCELSTPGDVNPPELIEPAGEDVKQAVETLGAETNCNPGSCPVNTSGAGNCSESLEQRAAGLGQRMTGDLSDPALAALSPAEGFGKRSSVEREVAEHLAKGFWSDLCPTQGQPLPLDPMDQNNLAKASDFHWLKQLDFNSSAGDCPFLRDLGTGDDLAPRTDTLSQTEESPCMSSSINSGDDSDLDTDGDTEANKKRAAEIQLPFPVEQISALSRSAFQQLLRNYQLTPDQLEFVHDVRRRSKNRVAAQRCRKRKLDSIQNLECEIKRLKSEKELLLQEQTELEQNLEEMHQSLCGLCKSVESGSDQEHLQLLAKLSSPDFTVPSPSRLVKAEESHITIEMVSCSAECDPEATPADSAQRASPEAGPLPEEAGSPQSGSAPASFLNTCLDMNSSL; translated from the exons ATGTCGCTCCCAGCCCCTCGCATGTCAGCGTTCACGTTTCAGTCGGCCGTGCACAGCGCCCACGTGCTCCGGTGTCTGAACGACCAGCGGCAGCAGGACGTCCTGTGCGACGTgacggtggtggtggggggggaccGGAGTTTTCGGGCCCACTGCTCCGTCCTGGCCTCCTGCAGTGAATACTTTCACAGCCGGGTCGCCAGCGTCATCAGACCGAACGCCATCATCACCTTGCCGGAAGAG GTGACCGTGGAGGGGTTTGAACCGTTGCTTCAATTCGCCTACACATCCAAGCTGCTCTTCACCAAAGAAAACATTCACGCCATTCACAGCAGTGCTGAGTTTTTAGGCTTTCAAGACTTGGAGTCATCGTGCTTTGATTTCCTCATCCCAAAGTTGTCTGGAGGCAGAAGGAGCTCAGAGGAGGTCCACCGGAGAGCCTGCTGTCGGAGCCGGGATCCCAGCACCGGTTTAGGCTCCAGTGTTGAGAGCAGCCAATCAAAATCACCGCTaccttcagcaggagatgaacaaacaaacttCCCATCCTCGTGTCCTCAGCCCGCTCAGAGCCAGACGAATGACAGGGAAGACAACTTCTGTCTGGAGAACTGCGGGCCACAAATGGCCCCCTTAACTCTGGAGTTGACCGCAAGTGGAGTGTGCCCCATGTTGTCGTTGCCCTGCCCGGACTCCGACAAAGCAGATCCTCCGTCTCAGTTTTGCGAGAGGGACATTTTAGAGATAGGAGACGTGTGTAATCAAAGTGAGTTCAGCTTGGCAGACTGTGGCTTGCCCTGTGAGCTGTCGACCCCCGGGGACGTGAACCCGCCAGAGCTCATCGAGCCGGCAGGCGAGGACGTCAAACAGGCGGTGGAGACGCTTGGTGCTGAAACCAACTGTAACCCCGGTTCGTGTCCAGTCAACACATCAGGGGCAGGAAACTGCAGTGAGTCATTGGAGCAGAGGGCTGCTGGCCTCGGACAGAGGATGACAGGTGATCTCTCAGACCCGGCACTGGCTGCTTTAAGCCCCGCGGAGGGATTTGGGAAGAGGAGCAgtgtggagagggaggtggcTGAACATCTGGCAAAAGGATTTTGGTCTGACCTATGCCCGACTCAAGGTCAACCCCTCCCCCTGGATCCCATGGACCAAAACAATTTAGCCAAAGCATCAGACTTTCATTGGCTTAAGCAGCTGGACTTTAACTCCAGTGCAGGAGACTGCCCTTTCCTCAGGGACCTTGGGACAGGTGATGACCTCGCTCCACGCACCGACACGTTGTCCCAGACAGAAGAGAGCCCGTGCATGTCCTCCTCGATCAACTCTGGGGACGACTCGGACCTGGACACAGATGGAGACACTGAGGCCAACAAGAaaagagctgcagag ATTCAGCTCCCATTCCCAGTGGAGCAGATCTCAGCGCTGAGCCGGAGTGCCTTCCAGCAGCTTCTGAGAAACTATCAGctgactccagatcagctgGAGTTTGTCCATGACGTCCGTCGACGAAGCAAAAACCGCGTGGCTGCACAGCGCTGCCGAAAGCGAAAACTAGACAGCATTCAAAATCTAGAATGTGAAATCAAACGATTA AAAAGTgagaaggagctgctgctgcaggagcaaaCGGAGCTGGAGCAGAACCTGGAGGAGATGCATCAGAGTCTGTGCGGCTTGTGTAAAAGTGTGGAGTCGGGTTCCGATCAGGAACACCTGCAGCTTCTTGCCAAGCTCTCCTCGCCGGACTTCACCGTCCCCTCCCCGAGCCGCCTGGTCAAAGCTGAGGAGTCGCACATCACTATCGAAATGGTAAGTTGTTCTGCGGAGTGTGACCCAGAGGCGACGCCTGCAGACTCGGCTCAGAGGGCTTCACCAGAGGCTGGCCCTCTTCCTGAGGAGGCGGGTTCTCCACAGAGCGGCTCTGCTCCTGCATCTTTTCTCAACACTTGTCTGGACATGAACAGCAGCTTGTAA
- the cldn8.1 gene encoding claudin-8: MANSALEIVGLLLTLIGLIGTAASTGMPMWRVTAFIGENIIVFETRYEGLWMNCFRQADIRMQCKVYDSLLALPPDLQAARGLMCCALALGGLGLLISLVGLQCTSCIQNNDRAKRLVLIIAGSMVLVACVCVLIPVSWTGHVIIRDFYNPLLIDAQRRELGEALYIGWVSAAFLFFGGCMFTCCNLQSEEKASPRYMYSRDPSYMAYPPQPLQPQQLVFVPQPQPQPQPQQYPVLSRHPSSIYSTYSRYPSVRSEMAYL, translated from the coding sequence ATGGCCAACTCAGCGCTGGAGATCGTGGGTCTGTTGTTGACCCTGATCGGGCTGATTGGGACGGCGGCGAGCACCGGGATGCCCATGTGGCGAGTCACAGCTTTCATTGGGGAGAACATCATCGTGTTTGAGACTCGCTACGAGGGCCTGTGGATGAATTGCTTCCGGCAGGCCGACATCAGGATGCAGTGCAAGGTGTACGACTCTCTCCTGGCCCTGCCCCCCGACCTGCAAGCAGCGAGGGGGCTCATGTGCTGCGCCCTGGCCCTGGGCGGCCTGGGTCTGCTGATCAGCTTGGTGGGGTTGCAGTGCACGTCGTGTATCCAGAACAACGACCGAGCCAAGCGGCTGGTCCTGATCATCGCAGGGAGCATGGTCCTCGTGGCCTGCGTCTGCGTCCTCATCCCTGTTTCGTGGACGGGCCATGTCATCATCAGGGACTTCTACAATCCCCTGCTGATCGACGCCCAGCGCAGGGAGCTCGGAGAGGCTCTGTACATCGGCTGGGTGTCCGCGGCTTTCCTGTTCTTTGGAGGATGCATGTTCACCTGCTGCAACCTGCAGTCCGAAGAAAAGGCTTCACCAAGGTACATGTACTCCAGGGACCCCAGCTACATGGCCTATCCCCCACAGCCCCTCCAGCCTCAGCAGCTGGTGTTTGTTCCCCAACCACAACCTCAACCACAACCTCAACAATATCCGGTCCTGTCCAGACACCCATCGAGTATCTACAGCACCTATTCCAGATACCCCTCTGTACGCAGCGAGATGGCCTATCTCTGA
- the LOC128440176 gene encoding claudin-17 produces the protein MRDKLEILALVLGFMGLFGTITITFLPTWRVSAFIGANIVVMEDLWEGLWMNCWRQANIRMQCKMYESVLILPSELQAARALMCLSIIVVAIALLITGCGTRKFTCCGDNTRSKNVTLALGGCLFLLSFLTTIIPVSWVGLTVIQNFYSPLVMEGRKRELGSALFIGWATSGILLITGIIILVSYSKHQAKDEDPYYTGAPLRSLGKPSTAGSAYLKRTPSGSHKHQEYV, from the coding sequence ATGAGAGACAAGCTGGAGATCTTAGCCCTGGTGCTGGGCTTCATGGGCCTGTTTGggaccatcaccatcaccttCCTGCCCACGTGGAGAGTCTCTGCCTTCATCGGCGCCAATATCGTTGTGATGGAGGACCTCTGGGAGGGCTTGTGGATGAACTGCTGGAGGCAAGCTAATATCAGGATGCAGTGCAAGATGTACGAGTCCGTGCTGATTCTCCCGTCAGAGCTGCAGGCGGCCCGGGCACTCATGTGCCTCTCCATAATCGTGGTCGCCATCGCCTTGCTCATCACGGGATGTGGGACCCGGAAGTTCACCTGCTGCGGTGACAACACCAGGTCAAAGAACGTCACCCTCGCCTTGGGGGGGTGCTTGTTCCTGCTCTCCTTTTTgaccaccatcatccccgtcaGCTGGGTGGGCCTGACCGTCATCCAAAACTTCTACAGCCCGCTGGTGATGGAGGGGCGCAAGCGGGAGCTGGGGAGCGCCCTCTTCATCGGCTGGGCCACGAGTGGAATCCTGCTCATCACCGGGATCATCATTCTGGTCAGCTACAGCAAACACCAAGCCAAGGACGAGGATCCCTACTACACTGGTGCACCTCTGAGGTCACTGGGGAAACCGTCCACAGCGGGGAGCGCCTACCTGAAGAGGACGCCATCCGGCTCTCACAAGCATCAGGAATATGTGTAA
- the cldn8.2 gene encoding claudin-8, with product MASYTAYSGYTKPPQSYAGSYYDEKQAKAYTDYQDSVYEEKQRREKKDRRDAICCEVVALVIGFVGLIGVAAVTGLPMWKVTAFIEENIIVMETRWEGLWMNCYRQANIRMQCKVYDSLLFLPPDLQAARGLMCSAVALSAFALIVSAVGMKCTRVVDHRARTKHIVLVAGGCLFLLACVTTLIPVSWTGHVIIRDFYNPLLIDAQRRELGEALYIGWVTSALLFTAGVILLCRHAPRTQESDERIVYNPGDSMYQPNYMYQPNNYQPAYTYQPSYTYQPAYSQPPPGSVAYTPSQY from the coding sequence ATGGCCTCGTACACTGCTTACAGTGGCTACACGAAGCCCCCCCAGTCGTATGCGGGCTCCTACTACGATGAGAAACAGGCCAAGGCCTACACCGATTATCAGGACTCGGTGTACGAGGAGAAGCAGAGGCGCGAGAAGAAGGACCGCAGAGACGCCATCTGCTGCGAGGTGGTGGCGCTCGTCATCGGCTTCGTGGGACTGATCGGAGTGGCGGCCGTGACGGGCCTGCCGATGTGGAAGGTGACGGCCTTCATCGAGGAGAACATCATTGTGATGGAGACCCGCTGGGAGGGACTATGGATGAACTGCTACAGACAGGCCAACATCAGAATGCAATGCAAGGTGTACGACTCCCTACTGTTTCTGCCCCCCGACCTCCAGGCCGCCCGAGGCCTGATGTGCAGCGCCGTGGCCCTCTCCGCCTTCGCCCTCATCGTTTCAGCAGTGGGGATGAAGTGTACCCGAGTGGTGGACCACCGGGCTCGCACCAAGCACATCGTTCTGGTGGCAGGAGGCTGCCTGTTCCTCCTGGCCTGTGTCACCACCCTGATCCCTGTGTCCTGGACCGGCCACGTCATCATCAGGGATTTCTACAACCCGCTGCTGATCGACGCGCAGCGCCGGGAGCTCGGGGAGGCTCTGTACATCGGCTGGGTGACCTCGGCTCTGCTCTTCACTGCCGGGGTGATCCTGCTGTGCCGCCACGCTCCCCGCACCCAGGAATCAGACGAGAGGATTGTGTACAACCCCGGGGACAGCATGTACCAGCCTAATTACATGTACCAGCCAAACAACTACCAGCCGGCCTACACCTACCAGCCGTCCTACACCTACCAGCCGGCCTACTCCCAGCCACCGCCTGGATCTGTGGCTTACACACCAAGTCAGTACTAG